ATTTTGgtgattaaaattcaaatagttTGTTTGGATAGTTTAAAAAAGGtgaaggatttggatttgacaaatccacaaagtattttaaatgtttaaaatgCTAGGATTTGAAATTACTCCTAAAATTAATGGATTTTAAATCAAGGCatgtaaaaattcaaatttattaatttaaaattcagaTCCAAGTTTTCAAATGCAaactaatagaaaattttattacatgCTGTGAATGTGTAATCACAGCATAATAAAGAATGTGTGACTATTATTATTCATTACTAATTAGCATACTAATGCCTCTAAAATCATGTGTAAAGTAAATAAGAAATATGATCCAAAAGTAAGTACGTGAACTATTGTAACCAAAACCCCAAAATTGAGTAAAAAGTATGTTCCAAAGTGCTCTCCTAAATCGGTCTGGGACTCTGGGTTAACAATCAATGATGTCATTTTGATAagatttattcataatttatttacaataaaATCATCTTTATCTCTCTTGTTACAtagtttttatttgattttcaaaacTACGAATGGAGATGATATATACGCGAATAGATTGttagaaaaattctaaaactaatTTTATTGACAGTTTACATGAGGCACTAAAAATGATCTTGTTCCAATAAATGAATATTCTATAACTACATCagttcaataaataaataaataaataaccacaACAGTATAAAGACTAGCAGAAGCTTTGCATGTTTAGTAGAACGTCCAGTCTCTTTTTTATGACTCTTTCCCTCTAAACCCACAGCCTGTGTCCGtaaaatagtacaaaacaacTTAACTTTTAACAAGTCACATGTCTGTCGTATTATACCATGACTATATATAAAAGCTTTATAGTACCATTCTAGTAATCTCATGGCTTTAGCTTTACATACTCTTacttattcataaaataaaaaaaaaaaaaaaaaaaaaaaaaaaaaaaaaaaaaaaaaaaaaaaaaaaaaaaacacccccTTTCATATTTCTTTCTATGTTCCAATTATCTGGGGCCAATCATATCAATTCCTTAATCTCTCCCTTACGCTACCTTTGCAGGGAGGGAAAAAGAAGGTTATTTCTGGCGCCATTAAATTCTTGATCTAGAATAAGAAAAACATATTCCATAAGTAAAATCAATGCAGTGCAACAATACtaaattgttagaaattcaAGGACATGTTTGACACCTCTCACCAATTATAAGAAACAATATTTCAACCCAAGTATTGAAAGTCACTTTTATCTGGCTTGTATTCATCAGCATAATCATCATACTTTTTGGAGAAATCTGTATAattgtcttcttcttccaaATTTTCAGGGTTGTCTCCTTCCATATCTTCATCAGCATCTTCAACATAATCTTCATCAGCATCTTCAACATAATTTTCATCTATCTCATAAcattcttcatcatcatcctcatcatcaacATAATCATAACATCCGTTTATGTGCTGCTCCTCCTCATCTGCTTCTACATCTCCAGGTTCAGAAAGCATTGTACGAGGGTCATTCATCTCTTCTGCAATTAATCCAAGCAACATCAGAGTCAAAACAGTATTATCACCATTATATTGGAAACAATCAAATTCTCAAGAAtatacataaacaaatataGTGCAGACAATGAAAAGGAAATAGTGATAAAAGATGGGTTCTCTGCTTCCTGTTTAAACTGTACAAACCTACAacaactcaaaacataaaatctcCAAAAGTAACATGGTGtacaaaagggaaaaaggaaataCACAAGGACGAGAGTAAAATCAtatgaaactttttattttagatatgtGAGAATAGGAGGGAAGGGTGTTTGTTAATGGGGCCAATGGATTCCCAAGGAACTAAAAATCCTCTAAACCCTCATGTTAAAACCAAATGAAGAAGTTGGAGCTCAAATCATAACTCTTGGAAGTAAAGAAAACCTTAAATCTTAACAGTCATACCGTTGACAAATAAAATCCACTTTAAAGCGTAGCTATTATCCTGAGACAACAAAAAAGGAGGAGGTTAGATTTATGAATTTGAGTTATAAAAAACTTACAAGAGCCAAAGAAAACTGCAACACAACTAAACTAGGCCCAACATGTGAGCTGACATTTCTATcttaaggttttaaaaaaaagcatCAAGAGAACTAGTGGTGAAAAGTAAACTTCCTGCCATGTGAATTTCTTTCACTAATAACCACAAATAATGAGGGACAACATAGCCTGCTTCAAACAAAAGATCTGTTTCCTCAACAATATAGTCACAAACATACTCATGATAGAGGGATCCAGTACATGGTCAACCATGATTATCAACATGTTAACACAATATTTATCAGGATTGGCCAAATGCGTTCAAGGACCGTTATaaatctctcacacacacacacaaaggaatGCTACCAGTCGATCAACTAAAAAGCAAGTCCAATCTAGGAATGatcaaaattcatctccaatcTAAAAGGAAAGAGGCGTTGACAATGGAGGGAGGGGATGTTATATACCTACCAACCAACAATTCTTTTAAtggtaataactaataacagTGTTTAAAATCGCAAAAAGGTAATATCACCATGGCCAAGAAtagcaagaaaaaaatattttgaacaaACAATAAGTCGGGAAGTGGTGAACTCACCTCATAATGTATCAACCGAATTATAGGAACTGTACAACCATCATTTTGTGGACTAACAGTTGGTCGTTTTATATCACGAAAGTCTTGAGCAACCTTATCTTGATCAAGCCCACTATTTGCAATTTGGTCTATAAGATCAGCACAGTAGTTGGACACTAGATCAGAAGATGCATAATATCTAGCAACCTctggagaaaaaaattaaataaacatatCAAGAAAGGATGAATAGGGTAGGacacaaaaataacattaaatttGAGTTGGGTGGCTCAAACTTATTATGGCACACACTACCTACCTTTTGGAGCCATAGGCTCTATAGATGTATCTAGTGATTGTTGCTGTTGCTGTctgaaagtaaaaaataaagaaaaaattaaaatgaaaacagaaacaaactaacaaacaaaaaaaattgtaagttcATTGAATTTTTATAACTTGAAGAGAGGAACTTTACATACATGGATGATGCAGGAGATGAAACATTTAGTTTCCTTTGCAATGAGTCTGACACATCTGCCGCAATTGTTGTTTCCTATTGATTAAGtcacatttttaaatttatatatatatataattcatcaGAAAATAAGTTGACACAAACAATTTCA
The sequence above is drawn from the Quercus lobata isolate SW786 chromosome 12, ValleyOak3.0 Primary Assembly, whole genome shotgun sequence genome and encodes:
- the LOC115972420 gene encoding uncharacterized protein LOC115972420 isoform X2 — encoded protein: MEETTIAADVSDSLQRKLNVSSPASSIQQQQQSLDTSIEPMAPKEVARYYASSDLVSNYCADLIDQIANSGLDQDKVAQDFRDIKRPTVSPQNDGCTVPIIRLIHYEDNSYALKWILFVNEEMNDPRTMLSEPGDVEADEEEQHINGCYDYVDDEDDDEECYEIDENYVEDADEDYVEDADEDMEGDNPENLEEEDNYTDFSKKYDDYADEYKPDKSDFQYLG
- the LOC115972420 gene encoding uncharacterized protein LOC115972420 isoform X1 — protein: MFKLQKVAIVFLRQRRRDYRKSRCRANGDVSDSLQRKLNVSSPASSIQQQQQSLDTSIEPMAPKEVARYYASSDLVSNYCADLIDQIANSGLDQDKVAQDFRDIKRPTVSPQNDGCTVPIIRLIHYEDNSYALKWILFVNEEMNDPRTMLSEPGDVEADEEEQHINGCYDYVDDEDDDEECYEIDENYVEDADEDYVEDADEDMEGDNPENLEEEDNYTDFSKKYDDYADEYKPDKSDFQYLG
- the LOC115972420 gene encoding HIV Tat-specific factor 1 homolog isoform X3 — translated: MFKLQKVAIVFLRQRRRDYRKSRCRANGDVSDSLQRKLNVSSPASSIQQQQQSLDTSIEPMAPKDQIANSGLDQDKVAQDFRDIKRPTVSPQNDGCTVPIIRLIHYEDNSYALKWILFVNEEMNDPRTMLSEPGDVEADEEEQHINGCYDYVDDEDDDEECYEIDENYVEDADEDYVEDADEDMEGDNPENLEEEDNYTDFSKKYDDYADEYKPDKSDFQYLG